In the Silene latifolia isolate original U9 population chromosome 1, ASM4854445v1, whole genome shotgun sequence genome, aagttatcaatttaccttatttatttaactttattatcttgttaatgatgatctttttgcgttcccctcaccattatataacaataatcataattttcatgttattcaaaaaattggtatgtaaagtacaatattataaaaagacAAGACTAAATATTTCACTAAGTCATCTCACTAAGCCATGTGtcataaaaaaaatcattttttattatcatgtatcacatgcttattagtaaaaaaaattttaaaaataaaagtctcaaacatacaaaataaattaaaaaaaattgattcaaactttttatctccctctcataactttagtcatcaatttactctatttatttaactttattacttttatttgaTGATAATCTTTTTGCTTTACCCTCACCATATAACAATCAAAATTTCCATTTTATTTCGAAAATTGGTATGTAATGTTTACATAGATAACtagaatattttttttaatttttttctttattgtatattgaattaattagaatcttattttttattatttttgtgttttcaaATTACAGGAGGATGATACATACtcacataatttaaaaatattaccTTAAGCAACTTTTTATTAGTTGAAATGCAACTCTTTTCAGTATGAAGTTTCATGCGGCGGCCCTAAAACCCCATCtataatctatacaatctaattaaaggggtacttaaaatgacaaatttaattaaatgtaacatgTAAATTTGAATGTGatgtggattatcaatttatagttacatgattgatttcattcactcatctataaataaatctatacaatttaattaaatgacacctaaaatgacaaattttaatgtgacaaAATAATGCAAATGTAATAAACTTTTTAGTTTCCTCTCATCTTTATACgtattaataattaatacattCTACTAATTTAGCATATCATCACTTTTTTCTTATATGATGAATTTTTGGCTTCCCTCCTCATTTATACTACCTATACACATTGCCATATTTTTGTCTACGATTATCATCTCTTGTGTTATCACAATATCTCTACTTGTCTACCTTAAACACCTTTGAGATTTTATCTTGTCGGTCTAAACACTCTAATTCATTCAATCAATAAAGAGAATTTAAAATAACGTCTAAATATTTGTTGGAAGATAAACATTCATAGTCCATAATCTTTAAGCTGATTAAAACATtaaattattaacgatcccgtgattttcacgggctccaaaactagttaaCTCTATCATAAGCCTTATTCATATCAGCTTTAAAGCAAACATAACTTTAAAAGATTTACATTTGACCGAGTCAGTTAATACAATCTTCTTAATTAATATCAGTAGGTCCTCCATTGCTCCATTCTAACCATAATGAGTGAACGACTTTCATTATTGCTTAATGACTTTGATAACACAGAGCTTGTACCGCAGCTAATACGGAGTAGTTCATTGCTACTGTAGTGAACCTCAATTGTTCGCTTTCGCTTTTAGTCCACATATATAATATCGACTTTTCAATTGTTCGCTTTCGCTTTTAGTCCACATATATAATATCGACTTTTCAATTGTTCGCTTTCGCTTTTGTTTCGTTAGTAGTTAATAAAGCCTGTTAGGGTGCGAATCCATGTCATATATCGGtaaaataaagatggaagatcatctttataaatgTCTATagaatataatagtacgaggccttttgggaaggagcccaagagtaaattcGTGAGAGCTTGGCCCAAaacggacaatatcgtactattatgagcAGTGGACACAGatacagcagaggcccaacacgagatattcacgcttccgcacaacaagtggtatcagagcccaaggttaaACTTGGGCCTAGGCCTCATGACGTACAAATGGTGGAGAGCTTGGAGTGCAGGACAGATAGCATTCGCAAGTCATGGACGCATAAGCTCGATGTGGCACAGACTGTTTGCAAAGCTCAAGTCCATGGGAGGTACGTTGGTGAAGCATAGAGACGCGAGGTAGGGCTGAGGCTTAGTGGAGGCAACATTTGGTCTCACAGTTGTGAGACGGCAGGCCACCCAAGAGAAGATCGTCAGCGACCCGGTGAGGTGGACTGAGGCTTAGTGGAGGCAAAATTGGTCTCGGGTAGTTACCGTGAGACGGGAGGATGTAGAGTTGTAGACCCCTGGGGAGACACATGGTGTGTCGGTTAAGGGGAGGTTAAGTCTTGGTGATGCTAAGGAGGTCAAGGTacgagtcaagatgatggtccttggtttgaggcgatgatttgttagggtgcaaacccatgtcccacatcggtagaataaagatggaagatcatcggTTTGAGGTGAGGATTTGTTAGGGTGCAAatccatgtcccacatcggtagaataaagatggaagatcatctttataagtgtccttttgggaaggagcccaagagtaaatccgtgagggcttgacccaaagcggacaatatcgtactatgaTGAGCAGTGGACACAGatacagcagaggcccaacacgagatattcacgcttccgcataaCAAAGCCTTATAGCCTTCTAGACATGAACATCAAATAATTGAGATCACCATTGTATGTAGGGTTTACAGCAAATTTATGCATAACGTTGTTTGAATATTTCGTATAATTTGTTGTGAAACTCACTCACCTGATAGTAGATACTACACCCGTTCCATAATATAAGTCGTTTTaagaaaaaaataattttttgatTTTATAAATTATTAGACATTTTTCTATGTATTaaatgttatttttattttccaaaACACTAAAAGTTTCAAAAAAGAGCTCATTTAAGCAATTTTATTGGTGGAAAAACTCaacttttaaatttcaaattttcaaagaGCATCTATAACATATAAGTAATAATACAACATTTCCCAATACTTTCTTATTTTCTGTAAAATAATCTAAAACGACCCTTTTTATGGAATTGAGGGAGTAGTTATTTGTTAATTGATAATAATACTACTTATACTAGTATAGATctcgtgcaatatatgcacggtaACTGTAGacttttaattttcattttattatatttgtgGAATTTGAATTGACAATTCATTAATTTTTCATGTTTCTCatcattatattttgatttgagaaataaaaatttaaatgtCAGAAGTAGTGAAATGAGTATATTTTTGGAAAATTGTTTTTTTTACCGAAAAATTAATACTGTTATTTTACAAATATTTACCAATAACATATTTTATAGCCGaaactttttatcataaaaaagTCAAATgaattttttatcataaaatgttctttaaagaaaaaaaaagattttcTTTATCACAAAAAGACCGGAGATAAATTTGTGCAAAATGTAAaatattgaatgttataaatatttaaatataaATGAGTATGCCCATTTAAAACCCACCATGTCCATACctatagtatatgctaaaaataccacGCCCTATTCTAGAAAATATGTTTTAAGCGAAAAAATTTAGAATTTCACCTATTCTTTTATTAAATAAAGGATTTTAACATTTGACCCGTTAACATTCAATCTATCTATAGTTGTTGTAAAAAGTGGCAATTTAACCATTACTTGAACATCTGATCTAGTGATTAATACTTTCTCCGTCCTAATTATTTGTCTATCGGATGAAGTAGATATAAGAGTAAGGGAGTTTGATTGCCACTTAGAAAACATAGGCATTGGAAAATcccgtaattttttttttttgaggaaggaAAATCCCATAATTTTGAAAAatatgggttgtttggttgccataaattttgaaaaatatgggttgtttggttgccataaattttggaaaatgtgggaagttgcttacctagtcCCCCTTGGTCATTATAAGTTCCTGTGCAATTTAATTTCTACATGAGCAATCAAACACTTTTCCGAAATTCATCTGAATTGGATGAGGGAACTTAATTCCCATAAATTGTAGGTTCCTAAGAAAATTAAGTTCATCATCAACCAAACAACTCCTAAATCTCGTAAGTTACATATGTTATAATAAAATCACTCAATTCCCTATAAATATTTGAATAGAGGAGCATCAATAATACAAAGGAGTACATGAAAGATAGGTAGGTCAATTGTGATGTCTTTTAAGTTGAACGAAAATTTTATACATCAAATTACATGATTTATCAGCTAAGAGTGTAAATATTAGCCTACAAATTTCACACTTGACAAAACTCTCTAAGCCCTCATTTCTCCTCCATGGATAATCTCACTTTCTCTTTTCATATCATCGTCATTATACTTACATTAACAACTATTCCCGCAACACTATGCCGTCGAAGCGACGAGTTCAATGCCTGCAGTAAAACATTCACCTGTGGGAACATGAAGGGGTTAAGCTACCCCTTTTATGGTCTAAATCGACCTCAATATTGCGGTCACCCTGGATTCGAGCTTCTAAACTGCGATCAAAATACTCAACAAATTCAAATGATGATATTGTCCCAGAAATTTTATGTCTTGGCCATTAATTCAACAGCTTCTACCATGACGGTTGCTCGACAAGATTTCTTTGATGGGTTTGGATGTCCATCAGCTCTGGTCAACATTACAATTGATTTCTCGCTTTTTCAGTACACTAATTCAGATTCCAATATCACCCTTATATATGGCGATTGTGTCTCAAAATGCTCGCGTTTTTCTTGCCCGTTGAGTGGAGAAATTTGCTTCCTGACTGACAAACTGATGCTTAAATTTAACATGTCAAAAGTTGTGTGCCCAAACAAACTATTTCTTCCTGTTCATAAGACAGATTTAATGGCTATGGATAAAGCGAATGATGGTTATTACTTGCCTTCATCGGCTCGGAATGGGTTCGAGCTCAAATGGAACGCGAATGATGGTTTATGTCGACAGTGCGTTGGATCAGGAGGGCAATGTGGGCATGATTCCAAGTCAAATAAGTTCTTTTGCTTTTGTACTGATGAATCCAAGTGCCCTTTTCCAGGTACTAAATCTGCTACTTCCTCCCTTCTGGTCATTTGTTTACTATCTTTTTCCATTATTGGGTATtgtcattcatttgtttaccttttgatATTGGGAATATTGTTGAACGATAATTTGATCATCTGCATAATCTATTGTCCACTTGTCACTCAATGACACCACCCACAAATGATCCCCTCCTTTTTTTcttgtctttgtgccaaaatcaaaggtgaACAAATGATCGACACGGATGGAGTAATTGCTCTAAATATTTAGTCACAGATATAAAATTATTACTAAGACTTACCAGCTAAACTAGCCGACACTTGTTAAATGTTACTCGTATCTGTTTATATGTATCTCTAATGAAACATAACTAATAGGATCAATCAACAAGAGACGCAGAATTGCAGGAATCAGTCTAACTAAGCTCAACGTTGCACTAATAGGTAATGAACCTAAATCCCTACGTTATCTCAATTCATCAATGTTCATCTAGTTTATCAAACTGAGCTTCTTGTTATAAGACGACTCAAAAGTTTATACAAGGCATTGTTTGTAATGGCCGACACTATTCACCCTATTTCGACTGCCTTCCAGGTTGTTTCTCAGTAACAGGGATATGCCTGATTATTCTTCTAGTAATCTTCTTTAGAAGGAGGTACTCATCGAAAGATCGAGTTGATAGACGAGAAAGAAGAATTAATGTTGAGACTTTCCTTAGAGGTCATGAATCTTCAGGTCCAAAAAGATACACATACAACGATCTAAAGAAGATAACTAATTCCTTCAAAGACAAGCTCGGGGAAGGCGGGTATGGCTCCGTCTACAAAGGAATTCTTCAAAATGGCACTCCAGTTGCAGTCAAAATGCTACACAAATCAAAAGAAGAAGTAGCGGAATTCATAAATGAGGTTGCAAGTATTGGAAATACCAACCATGTCAATGTTGTCAAACTCTTAGGGTTTTGCTATGAGGGGAATAAACGAGGTCTTGTGTACGAGTTCATGGCTAATGGATCACTTGAAAAGTTTCTATACACGGGCGACAAGTCCGATAACCATCATTCCCTCGGATGGGAAACCCTATTTGAAATTGCAATTGGAGTTGCGAGAGGCCTAGAGTACCTTCACAGAGGGTGTAACACAAGAATACTACACTTTGATATTAAGCCACACAACATTCTTCTCGCTGAAAACTTCTGCCcgaaaatttcagattttggCTTATCCAAGTCGTGCCCTCAAAAAGACAGTCTCATATCCATGTCCGAGGCTCGAGGAACAATCGGGTATATTGCTCCCGAGGTATTCCTCAAGAGTTTTGGTGGTGTGTCCTACAAGTCAGATGTCTATAGTTATGGAATGTTGGTCCTCGAAATGGTAGGTTGTCGAAGAAAAGTtgatgttgaaggagaagttaGCAGTGAGCAATCTTTTCCTGAGTGGATATATGAGCAGCTCGAAGCAAGCGTCGAGAATGAGCAGGAAAATGATGGATTGATTCATGAGGAAATGGAAATGCAAAGGAAGATGATAGTAGTGAGTTTATGGTGTGTGAAGACTAACCCTTCTCGCAGGCCGCCAATGAGTAAAGTGGTGGAAATGTTGGAAGGGACACCTGAATCTCTACAAGTTCCTCGCGCTGCTTCTTTGTCAATGTCGCTTCAGTCACAGCACAGGGCAGATGGCGGCATCAGCAGCTTTTACGATCAACAACAATCGAGATTAGGTCGCAATAATCAGTTCTCAGATGAATATTGATCCCAAAATATTTTATCCATGGTCTCGAGAAATTATTTCCAGTTTTCAAAAAGTATTTCCTACGAATGACCTACATTATAATTCATAAGCAAGATGTATTTTCAGTTCGCAAGTCATGTTTTAATCATTTAATCACATGGCTAAATTAGTGttgtatataaattataaaaccgtctcatataagTTTTTGTAATAATATGCAGAGAAGTTACATGTATCATGTTTTGCTTGTTTACaattaaaacaaaagaaaataattGGTTAGACAATGCTGATGATTAAGTGAAAAAATAGTTTGGTGTTTTGGCTTCTGAGTTCTGAGTACAGATAAATGCATCAAGTTTCAGGGGAAAACAATACTAACTAGACCTAGCATTCTAGCAACTTAAATTTCTGCCGGCTCTGGAAACTCATGGCCCCTGATTTGTATCCTGAAAGAGAATAACAAAgatgaatttttttatttttgttgtgaATTTCGATTAACCCTGCCTGAGAATTACTCAAAATTAATGTCGAAAAAGGCACTTATCGGATTTACATGGTCTACCACCTCATCACTACAATCTTCAGTTGATCACTAATAAGACCAACGTTTTTTATCCTTTCACTTTTATGTGCTAAATACACAAAAAAGTTTATTGACGGGTGACATGATAATTACTAGGTCCTTAATTTTAGCAAATTACCAAaccaaattaattatttttaagcCTAATTGCATTTAACTAATCCCAACTTAAAGGGTAGTATAGTGTAAGTAGGGTCGAACCCTAGAGAGGCGGTTTAGTAAAGACTTGATTCTAAGCAATTGATTAATTACTAATTAGAACACTAACAATTAATTAAGACTCCCTAATTACCACTATTCACAAACTATGGTTATAAACATGTAGGTTGACATAAATGAGAAAGTTGATGTGAGTGGTGACATAAAAAGAGAGAATGCAAATTTTTCTAGCTAGGCAATTTATCAAACACTTGGTAGGCAATATATCATCAATAAAAAGAACATGGTCTAAAGGCCatattcttttggacttaaagttgtTGAACTTAACTTAGGTGCAGTTTGGCCTAGTTTATGTGAAATAGCTTTTACTTTCTAAAATGAGTTTTTTCATAAACTACTTTTTGAAAAAGTTGTggttgtttggcctaacttttgtAAAAATACTTTCTTAACAAATTGATGTGTTTGGCTTACTActgttttttagttttttttttagtttccaTAATCCTAAGAGTGTTTGGGagaagtagaagcagaagcatcaATTTGGTACTTCTGTTTCTAGTAGCTTTTTATTAACTTCTGACTTTTCAAAAGTAGTTTTttatctccctaaattatagtgtttGGCCTTGCTTCTACTTTTACAATTAGAAAAGCACCTAGAAAGCCtggccaaacacccccttaatttttctgaacttaacttaattttgctgaacttaacttatttttgctgaacttttctgaacttaattttgctgaacttaattttgctgaatttTGCTGAACTTTGTTGAACTTAACTTATAATAGCTTAACATTTCTAAATTAAAATAATCTtacttaaattaacttaatttaatttcacttaatactactactactactactactactactactactactactactactaataataataataataataataataataataataataataataataataataataataataataataataataataataataataataataataataataataataataatattaataattcccttcaataataataataataataatatttaataataataataataataataataataacaataataataataacaataataacaataataataataataataataataataataggtaatCTCCGACTGCCTTGCCCTTGCTTCTCCGTCACCATCACTGCTACCACCGTCCTTTTCATCTCAGGCCGGTCATCTCATTGGCGGCGACggttgggttttgtggttgtcgGTTTTAGGGTTGTGAGATTATTTGAATTAGGGCATCGGGTTTCTGCGTATGTGGGTCTCCGTTTGTCTTTTCCGCCGTTGGccgccaacaaccaccccacgtcgaccattagacctcacgtcgccggtcatGGGACGTTTGTTGTGGGTTGTCGAACGGCGTTGCTGATCAGGGGGTGGTTTTGTAGTTTCCCGTCTTTCTGAGGTGTGATTGTCTCCCTTTGCGACTGTCACCCACCTGCGCCACCGCCGTGTGACCTTCAGACCTCACGTCGCCTGTCATTTCTGTGGTGGCCGACGGCTGCATGCACTGTACCCTTCCTATCACCGGTGAGTTCCTATTTTCACCGTGGGTTTTCATTCTTGCATTTTTCATTCTTgcgttttttctttctttcctcctgtATTGCTGGTGGTTGTTGCTCCCTGTCTCCGTTGTCCGCTGCCGCTGCTGGTGGGTTGTGGGTGTTACGGGCTAAGGATGTTGTGGAGTGTGGGTTCCTTCTCGGCCGCCTTTGTGGCCGTTTTGGTTTTGTTACGTTGATTATTGATCACCCCCGGAGTGGGTGGTGCATTGGTGGTCAGCTGGGCAGCCCTTTTGGTTGCTAGTAGCGGGTACATTTTGAGCTTTTAGCTGCTTGTGCGTGGTGTTTTTCGCTcaggtggtgtttgttggtggcTCTATAGTTTTATGTGCAGGTTAGTGGTGTGttccttcatgcccgagcttgtgcggtaccattgtcctttttcgagtcttcatgcttgtcgggatggttttggtaagggccttactaaggcagcttggcagaaacattttcaGGACCGACATTGCCTTCATGGTGCGATGGAACTTACGCGTCaaactcttactgatagtttgacttTTTATTCCAATACCGAGAGTGTTTtaagacggatggggctctggttgtgtggggtgtgttttatgacccgtaccaCTCGTTCTAGATGTcgacatagtcggggtgatattgtgttGTCTCCGGAgcgtgttgatggcctctacagttttcatatttatggtattccaagacctttggctcctctacttcggtttcttctgatgatggtgttgagcttgttcagtggtctatatcttcccttgatcgtttattgtctttgGGCCTCCGCACCGTAAAAtttattcctcctaagtgtcgtcttaggtttgctcgggctttgaaaggagctctggatgatgtggctgattcccctagtgatctctcccgctgggttcctTTACTTGTTTTACCGCTGTGGCTGCttaagactttcgctcctcggagtaatgttGAGTGTAGGACGGCTATTCGACGCCTTGTTGTCGGGAGGAGAGTATTGCTAGGTTTGTCCTTGCTTGGGGGTatccgggggggggggggggttacttgcgggagtgttttgatgagggtccttttTTGTTTTCTGTGGAGGAGGACCTTAATTTGGGTGAGCAtaacctccgtcaatgtcggcggaagatttcggatggtcactatactgctgctgttcgggtgctttcttcctctggggtcgccccctactccgatgccactctagtggccttgcgtgagaagcatcttGTTACCCCACTTCCTTCTTTGCCTtctttgtctggggatcatcatcctctggttgcctctgggtcagtggttttggatatgattcggagcttccctcgtggtacgtcttgtgggagggatgattttcgtgcccagcaccttatggattgtttgagtggcgccTATTTTTGTGGCTATTTCGATGAGTTGATCACTtttattactagggtggttaatctttttcttgagggtcggtgccctcttgCTTTGGGAGAGT is a window encoding:
- the LOC141615289 gene encoding LEAF RUST 10 DISEASE-RESISTANCE LOCUS RECEPTOR-LIKE PROTEIN KINASE-like 2.4; this encodes MDNLTFSFHIIVIILTLTTIPATLCRRSDEFNACSKTFTCGNMKGLSYPFYGLNRPQYCGHPGFELLNCDQNTQQIQMMILSQKFYVLAINSTASTMTVARQDFFDGFGCPSALVNITIDFSLFQYTNSDSNITLIYGDCVSKCSRFSCPLSGEICFLTDKLMLKFNMSKVVCPNKLFLPVHKTDLMAMDKANDGYYLPSSARNGFELKWNANDGLCRQCVGSGGQCGHDSKSNKFFCFCTDESKCPFPGSINKRRRIAGISLTKLNVALIGCFSVTGICLIILLVIFFRRRYSSKDRVDRRERRINVETFLRGHESSGPKRYTYNDLKKITNSFKDKLGEGGYGSVYKGILQNGTPVAVKMLHKSKEEVAEFINEVASIGNTNHVNVVKLLGFCYEGNKRGLVYEFMANGSLEKFLYTGDKSDNHHSLGWETLFEIAIGVARGLEYLHRGCNTRILHFDIKPHNILLAENFCPKISDFGLSKSCPQKDSLISMSEARGTIGYIAPEVFLKSFGGVSYKSDVYSYGMLVLEMVGCRRKVDVEGEVSSEQSFPEWIYEQLEASVENEQENDGLIHEEMEMQRKMIVVSLWCVKTNPSRRPPMSKVVEMLEGTPESLQVPRAASLSMSLQSQHRADGGISSFYDQQQSRLGRNNQFSDEY